The genomic segment GTGATCGCCGGGCTGACGGGATTCGACAGCGGACACGTGGAGGTCGCGGGTCGTACGCTGCCGCAGCGCCCGGACAGGACCAACCAGGATCCGAGCGGGCTGCAGTTGGTCTATCAGAACGCCCTGGCGGTGCTCGATCCGCGGTGGACCATCGCACAGGCCCTCGAGGAACCGCTGAGGATCAACCGGGCGGACCTCGGCCGGGGCGAGCGGAGGGAGCTCGTCGCAGACGCGCTCACCGCCGTCGGACTTCCGCACGCCGCAGGCGCGCGGCGCGCGGCCGAACTGTCCGGTGGGCAGCGGCAGCGCGCGTCGATCGCGAGGGCACTGCTGCTCCAGCCGCGGGTGCTGCTCCTGGACGAGCCGACCTCCGCGCTCGACGTCACGGTGCAGTCGCAGATCGTCGATCTGCTCCTCGATCTGCGGGAGCGGTACGGCCTGACGTACCTGTTCATCTCGCACGACCTGAGCCTCGTCCGCCAGATCGCCGATGAGATCACCGTCCTCGAGCGCGGGCGGCTGGTCGAGACGGGGACGGCGTCGGATGTGCTCGACGCGCCGCAGGAGGAATACACGATCCGCCTCATCGAATCGATCCCCGGGCGACGCGAGGAGATCCTCGCCGTCGGGTGAGCGGCCCCGCTGCGCCAGGGCATCGCGGTCCGGGGGCGCCCCCCGGACCGCCCCCGGACCGCATGCATCGTCCGCGCCCCCCGGTCGCGAACGCCCCATCCCGACCCGCTCAGCGGGTCGAGAAGGCCGAGTCGAAGGCGGCGTCCGACGGGCGGTACGACGACAGGCGCCGCACGAACTCCAGCGCCTCCGGGGCCCCGACGAGTCGGTCCATTCCGGCATCCTCCCACTCGACCGACAGCGGGCCGTCGTATCCGATCGCGTTGAGCATCCGGAAGGCGTCCTCCCACGGCACATCGCCGTGGCCGGTCGAGATGAAGTCCCACCCGCGACGCGGATCAGCCCACGGCAGGTGCGACGAAAGGCGTCCGTTGCGCCCGTTGCCCAGCCGCTTCTTCGTGTCCTTGCAGTGCACGTGGTAGATCCGATCCTGGAAGTCCCACAGGAAAGCGACGGGGTCGAGGTCCTGCCACACCATGTGCGAGGGATCCCAGTTCAGGCCGAACGCCTCGCGGTGCCCGATCGCCTCGAGCGTGCGCGTGGTCGTCCAGTAGTCGTAGGCGATCTCGGACGGGTGCACCTCGTGGGCGAAGCGCACGCCGACCTCGTCGAACACGTCGAGGATCGGGTTCCACCGGTCGGCGAAGTCCTGATAGCCCGCCTCGACCATCTCGTCGGTGGCCGGCGGGAACATCGCGACGTACTTCCAGATGGACGACCCGGTGAATCCCGTGACGGTCCTCACGCCGAGCTTCGCGGCCAGTCGTGCGGTGTTCTTCATCTCCTCGGCGGCGCGCTGACGGACGCCCTCCGGGTCACCGTCGCCCCACACGTGGTCGGAGAGGATGTTGCGGTGCCGCTCGTCGATCGGATCGTCGCAGACCGCCTGGCCCTTGAGATGATTGGAGATGGTCCAGACCTTCAGGCCGTTGCGCTCGAGGATCGCCAGACGGTCCTCGATGTACGCGTCGTCGTCCCATCGCCACGGGTCGAGGTGGTCGCCCCAGCACGCGATCTCGAGGCCGTCGTAGCCCCATTCCCCGGCGAGGCGGCACACCTCCTCGAACGGCAGATCGGCCCACTGGCCGGTGAACAGGGTGACAGGTCGTGACATCGTCGTCCTTCTCTCGTTGGTGTCAGTGGTCGGGTTCAGATGTTCGTCCAGGCGGAGCCGTCTCGCGAGCTGCGCTCGACGGCATCGAGGACGCGCTGGACGCGCAGGCCGTCCTCGAAGGAGGGCGACGGCTGCGCTCCGGCGGCGAGGGCCTCGATGAGGTCCTTCACCTGGTGGGAGAAGCCGTGTTCGTAGCCGAGCATATGCCCGGCCGGCCACCAGCCGGAGAGGTACGGATGCTCCGGTTCGGTGACGAGGATCCGCGCGAAACCCTGCTCCGCCGCGGGTCGCGTGGCGTCGTAGAAGTCGAGCACGTTCATGTCCTCGAGGTTCCAGTGCAGCGAGCCGGCGTCACCCGAGATCTCGATGTCGAGCGCGTTCTTGCGTCCGGTCGCGAAGCGCGTCGCCTCGAAGCTCGCCAGTGCCCCCGACGTCAGCCGCCCGGTGAACACCGCGACGTCGTCGACGGTCACCGTGCCGCGTTCGGTGCCGGCCGTACCGCTGAGGCCGACGGACTCGGCCAGGACGGGCCGCTCGGAGACGAGTGTCTCCAGCACGCCGGAGACGGCCGAGATGTCCTGCCTTGTGACGAACTGCGCCATGTCGACGATGTGGGCGCCGATGTCGCCGAGGGCGCCGGAGCCCGCGCGATCCTTGTCGAGCCGCCAGGTCATCGGCGACTCGGGGTCGGCGAGCCAGTCCTGTCGGTAGGAGGCACGCACCTGTCGGATCGTGCCGACGCGTCCTGCGGCGACCATGTCGCGCATGAGCGTCACAGCGGGGACCCGCCGGTAGGTGAAGCCCACCATCGCGCGGACGCCGTGCGCTGCGGCATCCCGTGCGGCGCGCTCCATCTCCTCGGCCTCCGCCACCGAGTTCGCGAGCGGTTTCTCGCAGAGCACGTGCTTGCCGGCGGCGAGGGCCGCGAGGGCGATCTCAGCATGGGAGTCGCCCGGTGTGACGATGTCGACGAGATCGATGTCGTCGCGCGCGACGACGCTCCGCCAGTCGGTCGACGTCTCGGTCCAGCCCCACCGCTCCGCGGCGGCGGAGGTCTTGGCGGCGTCGCGCCCGACCAGGACGGCCATCTGCGGGGAGAGCGGAAGGTCGAAGGCGGCCGGTGCCTGGCGCCAGCCGACCGAGTGGGCCGCTCCCATGAAACCGTGGCCGATCATGGCCACTCGCAGTGGGGTTGTCATCTCATTCCTCCCGGGAACGGTGCGGGGCGGGCGCGCGTGCGCCCGCCCCGCGGTCGATTTGTCAGGACTCGAAGGCGAGATCGATGAACTCGTCGACGTTGTCCTTGGTCACCACCGGTGCGTCCAGCACGATGCGGAACGGCACGCTCGGCGTGATGAGGTCGCTCATCGTCTTGTCCTGGGCGATCAGTCGCGCGAGGGCGATGCCGTCGGCGGCCTGCGTCGAGGGGTAGATGACCGTCGCCTTCATGACGCTGTCGTCGGCGGCGATGCGGTCCATCATGTTGACGCTGCCGGCGCCTCCGACCATGAAGAACTCGTCGCGACCGGCGGCGTCGATCGCCGCCATGACGCCGACGCCCTGGTCGTCGTCATGGTTCCAGATGGCGTCGATCTGCGGGTTGGCCGAGAGCAGCTGCGATGCGGCGCTCTCTCCGCCGGCGACCGTGAAGTCCGCGGCGACACGGGGGCCGACCTCGAGTCCGCAGCCTTCCAGCGCGTCCGCGAAGCCCTGCGAGCGGTCCTGCGTCAGCGGCAGGGAATCGATACCGGCGATCTCGGCGACGACGGCGTCGCTCTGCCCTCCGAGCTCCTCGCAGATGTAGGTGCCGGCGCTGACTCCCATGCCGTAGTTGTCCCCGAGGATCGTCGCGCGCGATGCGAACGTGCTCGAGAACTCCCGGTCGACGTTGATGACGGGGATCCCGGCATCCATGGCCTTCTGCGCGACCTGCGTGAGGGCGGCCCCGTCGGTGGGGAGCAGGACGATCGCGTCGACACCGTCGTTGATGAACTTCTCGACAGCGGCGATCTGTTGGTTGGCGTCGTTGGTGCCCTCCGCCTGGAGCAGCTCGACGTCGTCGAAGCTCTCGGCGGCGTTGATGGCTCCCGTGTTGATGGCGCCGAGCCAGCCGTGGTCGGCCTCCGGACCGGACCAGCCGATGGTGACGGTGTCACCGCTGGCCGCGTTCTCGTCGCTGGTGGTGCCCTGATTGGTGTCCGGTTCCCCTTCGTCTCCGGAACTCGTGCAGCCGGCCAGCAAGCCGATGGCGAAGATGGCGGCGGCGCCTGCCATGAGCGGGCGAAGTCCCCGTGAGCGCATACGGTGCATTTCTTTCCTCCTTGAAATGTGATGCAGATGCGTACGGTGTCGACGCGGCGGAACGGATTCGCGGGGTCACCGGTGATCGTCAAGCTATCAGAGTGTGCGGACGATGACCAGGTTTTGTCGGTTCATCGACAAAAGTCGCAGATCGGGTGAGATCGCAGTGATGGCGCGGTATACCAAATACCCCGTGACGTGCTCGGGTGGGTTCATGACGCTCTCGTTTTCCAGATGCCGTCATGTTATGTTCCTGCTGTGATCAAAGATGACCATGCCGATGCATTACTGGAGATGCATGCGGTGGAGAAATCCTTCGGGGCTGTCAGGGCGCTGCGCGGGGTGGATCTGGAGATCAGGGCCGGCGAGGTGCACTGCCTCCTCGGTCAGAACGGTGCGGGCAAATCCACCCTGATCAAGATCCTCGCCGGCGTGTACCAGCCCGATGCGGGGGAGATGCGGTGGAACGGCGAGCCCGTGACGATCGACACCCCGCAGGCGGCGATCGATCTCGGCATCGCCACGATGTACCAGGAGCTCGATGTCGTCGACGATCTCACGGTGGCGGAGAACATCTTCCTCGGCCACGAGATCGCCATGGCGGGGTTCACCAGGCGCAAGGAGACGACGGCGAAGGCGCGCGCGTTGCTGAGGCGCCTCGGTCACGAGCAGCTGTCGCCGCACGCTGAAGTGGGGACTCTCAGCGCAGCCGAGAAGCAGATCGTGAGCATGGCCAGAGCGCTCTCGCACGACATCCGGCTGATCGTGATGGACGAACCGTCCGCCGTGCTCGACTCGGAAGAGGTGCGCAACCTCTTCCACATCGTCACCGAGCTCACCGCGCAGGGCATCGCGGTGATCTACATCACGCATCGGCTGGAGGAGATCCGGACCATCGGCGATCGGATCACCGTGCTCAAGGACGGCGCCAGCACGGCGAGCAACCTCCCGGTCGCGGAGACCCCGACACCGACGCTCATCAAGCACATGACGGGGCGGGTCGTGGAGAACGTCTTCCCCGCCGCCGCACCCGTCGCCACCTCGGCGCCCGTGCTGCTGGAGGTCGAGGGACTCAGTCTGGACGGCGTCTTCGAGGACGTGTCGTTCTCCGTACGGGCCGGCGAGATCGTGGGGCTCGCCGGCCTCGTCGGCTCGGGACGGAGCGAGATCCTCGAAACCGTCTACGGCGCGCGCTCATCGACTGCCGGAACCGTGCGCGTCGAAGGTCGGGTGCTGCCTCGAGGGGCGGTGTCGGCGGCCGTCCGTTCGGGACTCGGCCTCAGCCCGGAGGAGCGGAAGTCGCAGGGACTCGTGCTCGGCGAACCCGTCTTCCGCAACATCACGCTCTCCTCGTTCAGCCGCGAGGCGAAGG from the Microbacterium ginsengiterrae genome contains:
- a CDS encoding sugar phosphate isomerase/epimerase family protein yields the protein MSRPVTLFTGQWADLPFEEVCRLAGEWGYDGLEIACWGDHLDPWRWDDDAYIEDRLAILERNGLKVWTISNHLKGQAVCDDPIDERHRNILSDHVWGDGDPEGVRQRAAEEMKNTARLAAKLGVRTVTGFTGSSIWKYVAMFPPATDEMVEAGYQDFADRWNPILDVFDEVGVRFAHEVHPSEIAYDYWTTTRTLEAIGHREAFGLNWDPSHMVWQDLDPVAFLWDFQDRIYHVHCKDTKKRLGNGRNGRLSSHLPWADPRRGWDFISTGHGDVPWEDAFRMLNAIGYDGPLSVEWEDAGMDRLVGAPEALEFVRRLSSYRPSDAAFDSAFSTR
- a CDS encoding Gfo/Idh/MocA family protein produces the protein MTTPLRVAMIGHGFMGAAHSVGWRQAPAAFDLPLSPQMAVLVGRDAAKTSAAAERWGWTETSTDWRSVVARDDIDLVDIVTPGDSHAEIALAALAAGKHVLCEKPLANSVAEAEEMERAARDAAAHGVRAMVGFTYRRVPAVTLMRDMVAAGRVGTIRQVRASYRQDWLADPESPMTWRLDKDRAGSGALGDIGAHIVDMAQFVTRQDISAVSGVLETLVSERPVLAESVGLSGTAGTERGTVTVDDVAVFTGRLTSGALASFEATRFATGRKNALDIEISGDAGSLHWNLEDMNVLDFYDATRPAAEQGFARILVTEPEHPYLSGWWPAGHMLGYEHGFSHQVKDLIEALAAGAQPSPSFEDGLRVQRVLDAVERSSRDGSAWTNI
- a CDS encoding substrate-binding domain-containing protein, whose amino-acid sequence is MRSRGLRPLMAGAAAIFAIGLLAGCTSSGDEGEPDTNQGTTSDENAASGDTVTIGWSGPEADHGWLGAINTGAINAAESFDDVELLQAEGTNDANQQIAAVEKFINDGVDAIVLLPTDGAALTQVAQKAMDAGIPVINVDREFSSTFASRATILGDNYGMGVSAGTYICEELGGQSDAVVAEIAGIDSLPLTQDRSQGFADALEGCGLEVGPRVAADFTVAGGESAASQLLSANPQIDAIWNHDDDQGVGVMAAIDAAGRDEFFMVGGAGSVNMMDRIAADDSVMKATVIYPSTQAADGIALARLIAQDKTMSDLITPSVPFRIVLDAPVVTKDNVDEFIDLAFES
- a CDS encoding sugar ABC transporter ATP-binding protein, which codes for MHAVEKSFGAVRALRGVDLEIRAGEVHCLLGQNGAGKSTLIKILAGVYQPDAGEMRWNGEPVTIDTPQAAIDLGIATMYQELDVVDDLTVAENIFLGHEIAMAGFTRRKETTAKARALLRRLGHEQLSPHAEVGTLSAAEKQIVSMARALSHDIRLIVMDEPSAVLDSEEVRNLFHIVTELTAQGIAVIYITHRLEEIRTIGDRITVLKDGASTASNLPVAETPTPTLIKHMTGRVVENVFPAAAPVATSAPVLLEVEGLSLDGVFEDVSFSVRAGEIVGLAGLVGSGRSEILETVYGARSSTAGTVRVEGRVLPRGAVSAAVRSGLGLSPEERKSQGLVLGEPVFRNITLSSFSREAKAGWLDERAERRIARDQISAMELRPSDPDAPAGTLSGGNQQKILLSRWLVHGSRILLLDEPTRGVDVGARAEIYALIRGLAADGHAIVIVSSEIEEVLGLADTVLVVGDGRVLTTLPASEIDEHGVLDLVMKGAAA